One part of the Nitrospira defluvii genome encodes these proteins:
- a CDS encoding response regulator transcription factor — MRVLIVDDDMRTASFILKGLRQAGFVVDHEGDGQDALHRALAEPYDAAVIDIMLPSLDGLSLVRELRQRRVRLPVLILSAKGSVQDRVQGLSDGGDDYLTKPFAFSELLARLQALVRRAQGISEPARLLVGNLSVDLLTRKVFRGDRFIDLQPREFALLEYLTRNQGRVVSKTMIMEHVWNYNFDPETNIVEARICRLREKIDRGPDPKLIHTVRGIGYVLRE; from the coding sequence GTGAGGGTCCTTATCGTAGACGACGATATGCGCACGGCCTCGTTTATTCTCAAGGGGCTGAGGCAAGCCGGGTTTGTGGTCGATCATGAAGGCGACGGCCAAGACGCGCTACACAGAGCCTTGGCCGAACCGTACGATGCCGCGGTGATTGACATCATGCTCCCGTCCTTAGACGGTCTGTCACTCGTCCGCGAACTGCGCCAACGGAGAGTGCGACTTCCCGTCCTGATCTTGAGTGCGAAGGGGTCCGTGCAGGATCGAGTGCAAGGACTATCTGATGGTGGTGACGATTATTTGACGAAGCCGTTTGCGTTCTCGGAGCTTCTGGCACGGCTTCAGGCCTTGGTCCGACGGGCACAAGGGATTTCCGAACCGGCCCGACTCCTGGTGGGGAACCTGTCAGTCGATCTGCTCACCCGTAAAGTGTTTCGTGGTGACCGATTCATCGACCTACAGCCTCGGGAATTTGCCCTCCTGGAATATTTGACGCGCAATCAAGGACGCGTGGTGTCAAAAACGATGATTATGGAGCACGTCTGGAATTACAACTTTGATCCCGAGACGAACATTGTTGAAGCGCGAATCTGCCGTTTACGTGAGAAGATCGACCGTGGACCGGATCCCAAGCTGATTCACACGGTGCGGGGCATCGGGTATGTTCTGCGAGAATAG
- a CDS encoding TolC family protein: MPISFVPVILGVALWTVLSACTGYHALPLSSDAAEETPNMTRIRIAAQEFHHPILKPLDFDDRDGLSPDEAAVLAVLANPGLRAVRDQRAIAAGQVLQAGILPNPRLTYFMSIPTGAVPVGTVTEFGGTVLWDLQTLINRGARVDAAEARAEAVDLDIAWQEWQVAQAAKLAAYRLLTLRYQAQLATELSDFLTDNVTQMRQALQRGILTGLELSAAETAHNNARTNMLEIEKQVRQQQLVLNRLLGLPPDSAIPLERTVVLPARLVPPTLEWLLDGLEDRRLDLVALRQGYASQEATVRAAILSQFSNITIGFYDVRDLGNFYRPGPQISTDLPIFNRNQGNIAIERATRQKLFDEYTNRVFQTRNDIAKLLVTIQWLNDQVATTQAGKPILQKLVVTLREALRQGQATVVLYYNALINLTANQIQNLTYQQQLIDTLITLELETGYYRIQAIQPTPARRPREEHQIP; the protein is encoded by the coding sequence ATGCCGATATCATTCGTCCCTGTCATTCTCGGAGTTGCGCTCTGGACGGTCTTATCGGCCTGCACCGGCTATCACGCCCTGCCGCTGTCTTCCGATGCGGCCGAAGAGACGCCCAACATGACTCGGATCCGTATCGCCGCACAAGAGTTTCACCATCCCATTCTCAAGCCCCTCGACTTTGATGACCGAGATGGTCTATCACCCGACGAAGCCGCGGTGCTCGCTGTCCTAGCAAATCCTGGATTGCGGGCCGTGCGCGATCAACGAGCCATTGCGGCAGGGCAAGTCCTCCAAGCCGGCATCTTACCGAATCCGCGCCTCACCTACTTTATGTCGATCCCGACCGGCGCGGTTCCCGTGGGGACGGTCACGGAATTTGGAGGGACCGTGTTGTGGGATTTACAAACGCTCATCAACCGTGGCGCGCGGGTCGACGCCGCCGAAGCGCGGGCCGAGGCGGTGGATCTGGATATCGCCTGGCAGGAATGGCAAGTGGCCCAGGCGGCCAAATTGGCGGCCTATCGGTTATTGACCCTTCGTTATCAGGCACAGCTGGCCACTGAGCTCTCGGATTTCCTGACGGACAACGTCACGCAAATGCGTCAGGCCCTGCAACGCGGCATCCTCACGGGCTTGGAGCTGTCCGCGGCCGAAACGGCCCATAACAATGCGCGCACGAATATGCTTGAAATCGAGAAGCAGGTGCGTCAGCAACAGCTGGTCTTGAATCGACTCTTAGGCCTGCCCCCAGACAGTGCCATCCCGCTCGAACGCACCGTTGTTCTTCCGGCTCGGCTCGTCCCTCCTACGCTTGAGTGGTTGCTGGATGGGTTAGAAGATCGTCGGCTGGATTTGGTGGCCCTTCGCCAAGGCTATGCCAGCCAGGAAGCGACCGTGCGCGCGGCGATTCTCAGCCAGTTCTCCAATATCACGATTGGCTTCTACGATGTGCGAGATCTGGGAAATTTTTACCGGCCGGGACCTCAAATTTCAACCGATCTCCCGATCTTCAACCGCAATCAAGGAAACATCGCGATCGAACGGGCGACGAGGCAAAAGCTGTTCGACGAATACACCAATCGCGTCTTTCAAACACGCAACGATATCGCCAAGTTGCTCGTGACGATCCAATGGCTGAATGACCAGGTCGCGACAACCCAGGCCGGCAAACCCATCTTGCAAAAGCTAGTCGTAACCTTGCGAGAGGCGCTGCGTCAGGGACAAGCCACCGTTGTGCTCTATTACAATGCGCTCATCAATCTGACCGCCAACCAAATCCAAAACTTGACCTACCAACAGCAGCTCATTGATACGCTCATCACCTTGGAATTGGAGACGGGGTATTACCGGATCCAGGCCATACAACCCACTCCCGCTCGACGCCCCAGGGAGGAGCATCAGATCCCATGA
- a CDS encoding efflux RND transporter periplasmic adaptor subunit codes for MTSLQWKQVPVILVVAGVIGVGLSYWPSFFVTSHKTGDTAAHDGPTAEPHEPVAKVTIMDLRRLVIEETLTVYGSTLPAPDESQTLSVPYECRVQRVLVTAGRVVELGTPLIEIEPSHETKLLLDGAREEQQTAKDQFKLVQQRLTMNLATKQDLLQAAQHLHAATLRTESLERRGAGRSQVLRAATAGVISLVHVRQGQIVPPGGSLVEMIDDQHILVRFGVEEEDRRLLTKGQRVRLFPVHETGGVPMDGDIRVVTQQVNLVTRLVEVLAAPGPQDRLLLNEYVRGEIIIASQEGLVVPRSAVLQQEGHLVLYSVHERRARRHVVQAGLENREQLEVRGNDLHEGQQIVIVGQNQLRDGMAVDVDVPR; via the coding sequence ATGACATCCCTCCAGTGGAAACAGGTTCCTGTGATCCTGGTCGTCGCAGGAGTGATCGGCGTCGGCCTCAGTTATTGGCCCTCGTTCTTTGTCACCTCTCACAAAACTGGCGACACGGCAGCACATGATGGACCGACGGCCGAGCCGCACGAACCTGTCGCCAAGGTGACCATCATGGATCTCCGCCGCCTGGTTATCGAAGAAACATTGACGGTGTACGGGTCGACATTGCCTGCACCAGATGAGTCGCAGACCCTCAGCGTGCCCTATGAATGCCGAGTCCAGAGAGTCTTGGTGACGGCCGGCCGAGTAGTGGAACTCGGCACGCCTCTGATTGAAATCGAGCCAAGCCACGAGACCAAGCTGCTCCTGGATGGAGCACGGGAAGAACAACAGACGGCGAAGGACCAATTCAAGCTGGTGCAGCAACGCCTCACAATGAATCTGGCCACTAAGCAGGATCTCTTGCAGGCTGCGCAACATCTACATGCCGCCACACTGCGGACAGAAAGTCTTGAACGGCGTGGGGCGGGACGGTCTCAGGTCCTCAGGGCTGCAACGGCGGGCGTCATTAGTCTGGTTCATGTCCGCCAAGGACAAATTGTCCCTCCTGGGGGCTCATTAGTGGAAATGATCGACGATCAACATATCCTGGTCCGGTTTGGCGTGGAGGAAGAAGACCGTCGATTGCTCACAAAGGGTCAGCGCGTCCGGTTATTTCCCGTCCATGAGACAGGCGGTGTGCCGATGGACGGCGACATTCGCGTGGTAACGCAGCAGGTCAACCTTGTCACTCGATTGGTCGAGGTCCTAGCGGCGCCCGGACCACAGGACCGTCTGCTCTTAAATGAGTATGTGCGCGGCGAGATCATTATTGCCTCCCAGGAAGGCCTCGTGGTCCCGCGAAGTGCCGTACTCCAGCAGGAGGGACACTTGGTCTTGTATAGCGTGCATGAGCGGCGCGCCAGACGTCATGTTGTCCAAGCCGGGCTGGAGAATCGAGAGCAGCTGGAAGTCCGCGGCAATGATTTGCATGAGGGACAGCAGATCGTCATCGTCGGACAGAATCAATTGCGAGATGGCATGGCGGTTGACGTGGACGTGCCCCGATGA
- a CDS encoding efflux RND transporter permease subunit, translating to MNVARWVQTHRRSILFLVLAFGLAGLASSFNLPVSLFPHVSFPRIQVGIEAGNRPVDRMAIEVTRLVEEAVRAVPGVRHVRSTTSRGSAELSITFGWGEDMVSAMLQIESGINQVRGSLPPNTVIEVRRMDPTVFPILGYSLISDRHSLTELHDLALYQVRPVLSTIAGVARIGVLGGAAAEYQVMVDPVKLDSFGLTLNDLARTLSATNVVTAVGRLEDHFKLYLVTLNTQFQDLAQLEQTIIRSGPDGMILLEDIATISLGTVPQWTRVTADGRDAVLFQVYQQPGGNTVTIARDVVHALTDLQKQLPAGVRVVNWYDQSQLILASVSSVRDAVMMGIILASLVILLFLRNAKATLIAALTVPTVLAVTILLLFVLNMSFNIMTLGGMAAAVGLIIDDAIVMIEHVIRRLQGGIGPWRDRVLTAAQEFTRPLVGSSATTIIIFAPLAFLSGVTGAFFKALSLTMAASLVISFLIAWLAVPLLALHFFREKDAEPHTGGTWTARLHAGYTSLMTRMLSDPWLLAVVLVPLLALGWAGYRQIGSGFMPVMDEGGFVLDYLAPSGTSISETDRLVRQLEVILRETPEVQTYSRRTGLRLSGGLTEANNGDLFVRLTPPPRRPIHDVMDEVRQRIEHQIPGLQIEMAQLMEDLIGDLTAVPEPIEIKLFSDDVRLLREMAGQVADTIANVRGIVEVKNGLVVAGDALEIRVDRAKASLEGLSPDAVTLMLNDYVTGTVTTYVQQGVKMTGVRVWVPEGNRATARDLGMLRLRAPDGHLFPLKRVATIEAMTGQPQTTREDLKTMIPVTARISGRDLGSTIREMTERLDRPGFLPKGVYYHLGGLYQEQQTAFRGLLAVFLSAAVLVFVVLLFLYESLRVAAVMLLTTLLTIPAVFIGLWWTGTELNVTSLMGLTMVLGIVTEVGIFYHSEYQDLRDCVDRKGRLIQAGLNRLRPITMTTLAAILALLPLALAIGEGSAMQRPLAIAIISGLLVQVPLVVIVLPTFLLLLTGNTTPSRT from the coding sequence ATGAATGTGGCGCGCTGGGTCCAGACTCACCGTCGATCTATCCTGTTTCTCGTGTTGGCGTTCGGGCTCGCGGGCCTGGCCTCAAGCTTCAATCTGCCGGTCAGCCTCTTTCCGCATGTGAGCTTCCCCCGGATTCAAGTTGGAATTGAGGCCGGCAATCGGCCTGTGGACCGCATGGCCATTGAGGTGACGCGCCTTGTCGAAGAGGCCGTCCGGGCCGTGCCGGGTGTCCGCCATGTGCGTTCGACCACCAGCCGTGGCAGTGCCGAGCTCTCCATCACGTTCGGCTGGGGCGAGGACATGGTGTCGGCGATGTTGCAGATTGAATCAGGCATTAATCAGGTCCGTGGATCGCTTCCACCGAACACGGTGATTGAGGTTCGGAGGATGGATCCGACCGTGTTTCCAATTCTGGGCTATAGCCTAATCTCTGATCGGCATTCCCTGACCGAACTGCATGACCTGGCCTTGTATCAGGTGCGACCGGTGCTCTCCACTATTGCCGGGGTGGCTCGCATCGGGGTGCTCGGAGGCGCCGCCGCGGAATACCAGGTGATGGTCGATCCGGTTAAGTTGGATTCGTTTGGATTGACGCTCAATGATCTCGCCAGGACGCTGTCCGCGACCAATGTGGTGACGGCGGTTGGACGACTGGAAGATCATTTCAAGCTCTATCTGGTCACCCTCAACACGCAATTCCAAGATCTGGCGCAACTCGAGCAGACCATCATCCGTTCTGGGCCCGATGGAATGATCCTCCTCGAGGATATTGCCACCATCTCGCTTGGCACCGTGCCGCAATGGACGCGGGTCACGGCGGACGGCCGAGATGCCGTGTTATTTCAGGTCTACCAACAGCCCGGTGGGAACACGGTCACGATCGCCCGTGACGTGGTGCACGCGTTAACCGACCTTCAGAAGCAGCTCCCCGCTGGCGTGCGGGTCGTCAATTGGTACGATCAGAGTCAATTAATTCTCGCCTCAGTCTCCAGTGTGCGGGATGCGGTCATGATGGGAATCATCTTGGCGTCGCTGGTCATTCTGCTGTTCCTCAGAAACGCGAAAGCGACACTCATTGCCGCCCTCACGGTACCGACCGTGTTAGCGGTCACGATTCTACTGCTGTTTGTGCTGAATATGAGCTTTAACATCATGACGCTGGGCGGTATGGCCGCCGCCGTCGGATTGATCATCGACGATGCCATCGTCATGATCGAACATGTGATCCGTCGGCTGCAGGGTGGGATCGGACCGTGGCGAGACCGTGTCCTCACGGCCGCGCAAGAATTCACGCGGCCGCTCGTCGGCTCGTCCGCCACGACGATCATTATCTTTGCTCCACTGGCCTTCTTATCGGGCGTCACCGGCGCCTTTTTCAAAGCCTTATCGCTCACGATGGCCGCCAGCCTGGTCATTTCCTTTCTCATCGCTTGGCTCGCCGTCCCGTTACTGGCGTTACACTTCTTCCGAGAGAAAGATGCTGAGCCCCACACGGGTGGGACCTGGACCGCTCGACTCCACGCGGGGTACACCTCGCTCATGACGCGCATGTTGAGCGATCCCTGGCTCCTGGCAGTGGTACTCGTCCCGTTATTGGCCCTCGGCTGGGCCGGCTATCGCCAGATCGGTTCCGGGTTTATGCCCGTCATGGATGAAGGCGGCTTTGTGCTGGACTATTTGGCGCCCTCCGGGACGTCGATCAGCGAGACCGATCGCCTCGTGCGTCAACTCGAGGTGATCCTCCGCGAGACGCCCGAAGTGCAGACATACTCCCGCCGTACCGGTCTGCGGTTGAGCGGCGGGTTGACGGAGGCCAACAACGGCGATCTGTTCGTGCGTCTCACGCCGCCGCCTCGCCGGCCCATCCACGACGTCATGGACGAGGTCCGACAGCGGATCGAGCACCAGATTCCGGGTCTCCAAATTGAAATGGCTCAGTTGATGGAAGACCTGATTGGGGACCTCACCGCCGTTCCAGAGCCGATCGAAATAAAATTGTTTTCGGATGACGTTCGTCTCCTCAGGGAAATGGCTGGTCAGGTAGCAGACACGATTGCCAACGTCCGCGGGATTGTGGAAGTCAAGAACGGCCTGGTGGTCGCCGGTGACGCGTTGGAGATTCGAGTGGACCGAGCGAAAGCGTCCTTGGAGGGACTCTCGCCGGACGCCGTGACGCTCATGCTAAATGATTACGTGACTGGCACCGTCACGACATACGTGCAGCAGGGCGTCAAAATGACCGGGGTCCGTGTCTGGGTCCCCGAAGGGAACCGAGCGACCGCGCGTGACCTTGGAATGTTACGACTGCGGGCACCAGACGGACATCTGTTTCCCCTAAAGCGAGTTGCGACGATTGAGGCGATGACCGGCCAGCCACAGACGACACGAGAAGATCTGAAGACCATGATCCCGGTCACAGCTCGCATCAGTGGACGAGATCTTGGCAGTACGATTCGGGAGATGACCGAACGGTTGGACCGGCCTGGCTTCCTGCCGAAAGGCGTGTATTACCATCTTGGCGGCCTGTATCAGGAGCAACAGACGGCGTTTCGGGGATTACTGGCGGTGTTCCTTTCGGCGGCCGTGCTCGTGTTTGTCGTCCTTCTCTTTTTGTATGAGAGCCTACGAGTCGCAGCCGTCATGCTGCTCACAACGCTCCTCACCATTCCTGCGGTATTTATCGGATTGTGGTGGACCGGCACGGAACTCAATGTCACCTCGCTGATGGGACTCACCATGGTGCTCGGGATCGTCACAGAGGTGGGAATATTCTACCATTCCGAGTATCAAGACCTGCGTGATTGTGTGGACCGAAAAGGGCGGCTGATCCAAGCCGGATTAAACAGACTTCGTCCCATTACCATGACGACATTGGCCGCCATCCTCGCCCTGCTGCCATTAGCCTTGGCCATTGGCGAGGGGTCGGCCATGCAGAGGCCGCTGGCGATTGCCATTATCTCTGGTCTTCTGGTTCAAGTGCCGCTGGTGGTAATTGTGCTTCCAACCTTCTTGCTGCTGCTCACAGGCAACACCACGCCTAGCAGGACTTGA
- a CDS encoding HlyD family secretion protein, producing the protein MTTDARSSDHNILRVTRNKRLLLLALAVTAAGLSYGAYWWEVGRLRVETHNAFVAGNLVPVTAQVSGVITDVRAEETQYVNEGDLVITLDANEAAAALGQARGHLGETVRRIAALFITKRQLAERLEARTARLDVIRHDMTRYQYVAPHGAVAKQIVQNAQDQLRALEADVREAQAEVDALDAQVGRTTVMEHPAVELAKHQFIEAHLRYARQQIRAPVAGYVAKRKGQVGDRVAPGVTLMTIVPLEHLWVEANLRETELERVRPGQPALVHVDLYGRRYTYHGTVEGVVPGAGSVFATLPPDNATGNFIHIVQRIPVRISLLREELLEQPIRPGLSTVTQIDVRESGQSIWSSLTNTSTEEYHTDLYAEELQKAEILAQETMQKNVPIP; encoded by the coding sequence ATGACGACTGACGCACGCAGCAGTGATCATAACATCCTCCGCGTCACCCGCAATAAGCGGCTCCTGCTCTTGGCCCTCGCCGTCACCGCGGCCGGTCTTTCTTATGGAGCCTATTGGTGGGAAGTTGGTCGGCTGCGCGTGGAAACGCACAATGCCTTCGTCGCCGGTAACCTCGTGCCCGTCACGGCGCAAGTGTCCGGCGTCATCACCGATGTGCGGGCCGAGGAAACGCAGTATGTGAACGAAGGAGACCTGGTCATCACCTTAGATGCGAATGAAGCGGCGGCGGCGCTCGGGCAAGCTCGAGGTCACCTTGGCGAAACCGTTCGGCGGATTGCGGCGCTCTTTATTACGAAGCGGCAGCTCGCGGAACGATTGGAGGCCCGTACCGCTCGACTCGATGTCATCCGTCATGACATGACGCGCTATCAGTATGTGGCGCCGCACGGGGCCGTCGCGAAACAGATTGTTCAAAATGCCCAGGATCAACTGCGGGCGCTGGAGGCAGACGTCCGCGAAGCACAAGCCGAGGTGGACGCGCTTGACGCACAGGTGGGGAGGACCACGGTGATGGAGCACCCGGCCGTGGAATTGGCGAAGCACCAGTTTATTGAGGCGCATCTCCGGTATGCCCGGCAGCAGATTCGGGCCCCCGTAGCCGGGTATGTGGCCAAGCGAAAAGGCCAGGTCGGCGATCGCGTCGCTCCCGGTGTCACCCTGATGACGATCGTCCCGCTGGAGCACCTCTGGGTCGAGGCGAATTTGCGCGAAACGGAACTCGAGCGAGTTCGACCCGGACAGCCAGCTCTCGTGCATGTCGATCTCTATGGGCGACGCTACACGTATCACGGCACCGTTGAAGGAGTAGTGCCCGGTGCCGGCAGCGTCTTCGCCACGCTGCCGCCGGACAATGCGACGGGCAATTTCATTCATATCGTGCAACGCATCCCAGTTCGGATTTCATTGCTCAGAGAAGAACTCCTGGAACAGCCGATCCGCCCAGGATTATCAACCGTCACCCAGATCGACGTCCGAGAATCTGGGCAGTCGATATGGTCGTCGCTGACCAACACGTCCACCGAGGAGTATCACACCGATCTCTACGCCGAAGAGTTACAGAAGGCAGAGATTCTGGCACAGGAAACGATGCAGAAAAATGTGCCCATACCATGA
- a CDS encoding efflux transporter outer membrane subunit, producing MRPEIALTQVCLLSGWLLLGSSCAWIPAREQPVEYLEPPEMTETLAEVRERLEHWPDERWWQEFGSPELNEIMEGALKDNPGLKVASARLHEAQALVRVEGARLLPFLDADASLTHERVSQRGVFNALSQGRVSGAHVLLGIINPLSFRYEFDFWGKNRALLHAALGQAAAEEAERAEVRLRLTTAVARAYFRALAFQQQLDLAKELVRVRRDLRQLAEIRFQFGLENELAVQQAITELESAHKREAGVRDQFDVQRYLLARLSGTGSDAIQRLIVRPMAIPRGMPLPAQLPIGLLAHRPDLAASLYRAEAAAKRVQVAKAQFLPSIDLTGFVGFNAVVLTKGASQLGNLLFSGQSFAYGIAPGLRLPWFEGGRLRGELAATRADYDGAVELYNQTLLDAVREVAASLSAWQATRDIVTAHRRLLVAAGKDWRLAKVRLVGGLDDDRDVLRHRHPVLEQEYALRVLESDQLVAMVDLIEALGGGYHNPDINLKSEHP from the coding sequence ATGAGGCCAGAGATTGCCCTGACACAGGTCTGTTTGCTCTCAGGGTGGCTGTTGCTGGGGAGTAGCTGCGCCTGGATTCCAGCGAGAGAGCAACCGGTCGAATATCTCGAGCCGCCTGAGATGACGGAAACACTCGCGGAGGTACGAGAACGCCTGGAACATTGGCCCGATGAACGGTGGTGGCAGGAGTTTGGCAGTCCAGAACTGAACGAAATCATGGAAGGTGCGCTCAAGGACAACCCGGGGCTCAAGGTGGCGAGCGCACGGTTGCACGAGGCACAAGCCCTCGTCCGTGTTGAAGGCGCACGACTGCTGCCGTTCTTGGACGCCGACGCGTCGCTCACGCACGAGCGGGTGTCCCAACGCGGCGTCTTTAATGCCCTCAGCCAAGGAAGAGTGTCCGGCGCTCATGTGCTCTTGGGAATCATCAATCCCCTCAGTTTCCGGTATGAGTTTGATTTTTGGGGAAAGAATCGAGCCTTACTGCATGCGGCCCTGGGTCAGGCGGCAGCCGAGGAGGCCGAGCGTGCCGAGGTACGACTGAGGTTGACGACGGCCGTTGCCAGAGCCTATTTCCGTGCGTTGGCTTTCCAGCAACAACTTGATCTGGCTAAGGAGCTAGTACGTGTCCGTCGTGATTTACGACAACTTGCCGAAATCCGGTTTCAATTTGGCTTAGAAAATGAACTGGCGGTGCAGCAAGCCATTACCGAGTTGGAGAGCGCCCACAAACGTGAGGCCGGTGTTCGCGACCAATTCGACGTCCAACGGTACTTGCTGGCCCGCCTCAGCGGAACTGGCTCAGATGCTATTCAGCGCCTGATCGTTCGACCGATGGCGATTCCGCGAGGGATGCCACTTCCTGCTCAACTGCCGATCGGCTTGCTGGCGCATCGACCCGATCTGGCAGCAAGCCTATATCGCGCTGAGGCTGCGGCCAAGCGTGTGCAGGTTGCAAAAGCTCAATTCTTGCCGAGCATCGACCTCACAGGCTTCGTCGGCTTTAATGCTGTGGTACTTACGAAAGGAGCCAGTCAACTCGGCAATCTGCTGTTCTCGGGACAGAGTTTTGCCTATGGGATCGCGCCGGGCCTCCGTCTGCCCTGGTTCGAAGGAGGCCGGCTGCGGGGAGAATTGGCCGCGACCAGAGCCGACTATGATGGCGCGGTCGAATTATACAACCAGACATTACTCGATGCGGTTCGCGAGGTCGCCGCCAGCCTGAGTGCTTGGCAGGCGACACGCGATATCGTTACCGCTCATCGGCGACTTCTCGTGGCAGCGGGCAAGGACTGGCGTCTGGCGAAAGTTCGTCTAGTGGGCGGATTAGATGATGACCGTGACGTGCTGCGGCACCGCCATCCCGTTCTTGAGCAAGAATACGCCTTGAGGGTCCTGGAAAGTGATCAATTGGTAGCGATGGTGGATCTCATCGAGGCGTTAGGAGGCGGCTACCACAACCCTGACATCAATCTGAAATCGGAACACCCATGA
- a CDS encoding DHA2 family efflux MFS transporter permease subunit produces MSVLATPRLHGWRFVLFTLLLGLGHMIILFNAGAYTALSPHTAGDLEGVSPSFASWATTDFMIALALAFPIARWLSHRYGDVRVYIGAFIAFALASLACALSESLWLFLPGRMLLGLSGGLTLSIGQTLLLDEYPDRLKSVGLGLWGVFALLPFTIGLALGGWIADELGWRYLFHFNTLAALAIAGMVGYLLRHRGCDSRRTAFDVVGWMLLAVVLVGIQTILNQGNDFDWFDSPFLTTVLGVVLISIPAFVIWELGTPDPAVDLHLFKHRNFALGVLILSAGFFCLQGLLSMFVVQLQLLMDYSSSLAGMEFLPMMLLGMPMLMVAHVYSISHRFDARIFASLTCVGFAGTFYWIGLFDEPHSFDQLFWPMLLEGLFLGSFFIPLNMLTLHGLPQHQILHAAETATLFRIAAGGFGISGQGIVLFRRTPFHQLHLADHFGGRVFTSFDPLQGVSTTLREVGFNSTTVAPKLLSLMKQQAAILSVNDAFLLSSYVFLVLAVLVWMASPTRYAGVIGRNDWQERQAEELMEEV; encoded by the coding sequence ATGTCGGTTCTCGCTACGCCTCGCTTGCACGGATGGCGGTTTGTGCTGTTCACCCTCCTGCTTGGACTTGGGCATATGATCATCCTCTTTAATGCAGGGGCTTATACCGCGCTGTCGCCCCATACGGCTGGCGACCTCGAAGGGGTATCGCCCAGCTTTGCATCCTGGGCGACGACAGATTTTATGATTGCGCTGGCGTTGGCCTTTCCCATCGCGCGGTGGCTCTCGCATCGCTATGGGGATGTCCGTGTCTATATCGGAGCCTTCATTGCCTTTGCCCTGGCCTCCTTGGCCTGTGCCCTGAGCGAGAGCCTGTGGCTATTTTTACCCGGCCGAATGCTGCTCGGATTGTCTGGAGGCCTGACCCTGTCGATCGGGCAAACCCTCTTGCTGGATGAATACCCCGATCGGCTCAAATCTGTCGGGCTCGGCCTGTGGGGAGTGTTTGCCCTGCTGCCCTTTACGATTGGCCTGGCACTGGGTGGATGGATCGCAGACGAACTCGGGTGGCGGTACCTCTTCCATTTCAACACCCTGGCTGCACTCGCCATTGCGGGCATGGTCGGCTATTTGCTTCGCCATCGCGGATGCGACTCTCGACGCACGGCATTTGACGTTGTGGGATGGATGCTCTTGGCCGTGGTACTGGTTGGCATTCAAACCATCCTCAACCAGGGCAATGATTTTGATTGGTTCGACTCGCCCTTTCTTACGACTGTGTTGGGTGTCGTGCTCATCTCTATCCCTGCCTTTGTTATATGGGAGCTGGGAACGCCTGATCCCGCCGTGGATCTTCACCTATTCAAGCACCGTAATTTTGCACTTGGGGTGCTCATCCTGAGTGCCGGATTCTTCTGTCTCCAAGGGCTGCTCTCCATGTTCGTCGTACAGCTTCAGCTGTTGATGGATTACTCGTCCTCATTGGCCGGGATGGAATTTCTCCCCATGATGCTGCTGGGAATGCCCATGCTCATGGTGGCACACGTCTACTCCATTTCCCATCGATTCGATGCGCGTATTTTCGCGTCCCTGACCTGTGTGGGGTTCGCGGGAACGTTTTATTGGATCGGGCTCTTTGATGAACCCCATTCGTTCGACCAACTCTTCTGGCCCATGTTGTTGGAAGGCCTGTTCCTGGGATCGTTCTTTATCCCGCTGAATATGCTGACACTCCACGGCTTACCTCAACATCAAATCCTCCACGCAGCAGAAACCGCCACGCTGTTCAGAATTGCGGCCGGAGGGTTCGGCATCAGCGGGCAGGGGATTGTCCTCTTTCGTCGCACGCCCTTTCACCAGCTCCATTTGGCTGACCATTTCGGTGGACGGGTGTTCACCTCGTTCGACCCCTTGCAGGGGGTCTCGACGACTCTCCGAGAGGTAGGATTCAATTCCACCACGGTGGCCCCGAAACTTCTGTCTCTGATGAAGCAGCAAGCCGCCATTCTGTCCGTGAATGATGCGTTTCTTCTGTCGAGCTATGTGTTTCTAGTATTGGCTGTACTGGTGTGGATGGCCTCTCCCACGCGCTATGCCGGTGTGATAGGCCGGAACGATTGGCAGGAACGGCAAGCCGAAGAATTGATGGAGGAAGTATGA